From a region of the Candidatus Auribacterota bacterium genome:
- a CDS encoding site-specific DNA-methyltransferase, translated as MIQATSLENIVTTHRLIQGDAREMSYIPNESIHLVITSPPYWTLKRYNENPRQLGHVSGYEQFLNELQKVWTEVYRVLVPGSRLVCVIGDVCLSRKKFGRHVVVPLHADVCVMCRKIGFDNLNPIIWHKISNAAFEANDGSKFLGKPYEPNAIIKNDIEFILMQRKPGGYRKPTEEQRRLSKIGKNEFNEWFRQFCTLTGASTKNHPAPFPLELANRLVRMFSFWGDTVLDPFCGSGTTMLAAMRCHRNSIGVEIDREYCRMAAQRLIKENQDFFSKTRLEFKKQINSKDQGLILHEDKALYVAHKKKQKMKAAS; from the coding sequence ATGATACAAGCCACAAGTCTAGAGAATATAGTTACAACACATCGCCTTATCCAAGGTGATGCCAGAGAAATGTCATATATCCCGAACGAATCAATCCATCTTGTGATTACATCACCACCTTACTGGACATTAAAGAGATACAATGAAAATCCAAGACAGTTAGGGCATGTTTCCGGATACGAACAATTTCTTAATGAGCTACAAAAGGTATGGACCGAGGTTTATAGAGTGCTTGTTCCCGGAAGCAGGCTAGTTTGCGTGATCGGGGACGTATGCCTTTCCAGAAAGAAGTTTGGGAGGCATGTAGTTGTTCCTCTGCATGCTGATGTTTGCGTGATGTGCAGGAAGATTGGCTTTGACAATCTTAATCCTATCATCTGGCATAAAATTTCGAACGCTGCTTTTGAAGCGAACGACGGATCAAAATTTTTAGGCAAACCATATGAGCCTAATGCGATTATTAAAAACGATATCGAGTTTATTCTGATGCAAAGGAAGCCGGGGGGCTATAGGAAGCCCACGGAAGAGCAACGCCGGCTAAGCAAAATAGGCAAGAACGAATTCAACGAATGGTTCCGTCAGTTCTGCACCTTAACGGGAGCTTCTACAAAAAATCATCCAGCACCTTTCCCTTTAGAGTTAGCTAATCGTTTGGTGCGGATGTTTTCATTTTGGGGGGATACGGTCCTAGATCCTTTCTGTGGGAGCGGTACTACAATGCTGGCTGCCATGAGGTGTCACCGCAATAGCATAGGGGTTGAAATAGATAGAGAGTATTGCCGTATGGCCGCGCAGCGATTGATTAAGGAAAATCAGGATTTTTTCTCTAAAACCCGTTTGGAGTTCAAAAAGCAGATTAATAGTAAAGACCAGGGCTTGATTCTCCATGAGGATAAAGCTTTATATGTGGCGCACAAGAAAAAACAAAAAATGAAAGCCGCATCATAA
- a CDS encoding TetR/AcrR family transcriptional regulator, which translates to MPGKEYSLREKKHARTKLAIVNAFVQRLRASRYDGISIRELCRSVEISEGTFFNYFPEKIDIINYYITLLLLKIIWKARREAPPGRSLALIDEVFVTLAGDLHSANLGYQLISIMVNQQERPKPVDITPIEKQLAFPRCAGIEEIPTMPIGVFFKGCLKDARAHGELPADVAIDDIVISLLAIMGGTLLAAKLENIRDKAYHYTRQLRLLWKGLGVRSRRR; encoded by the coding sequence ATGCCAGGGAAAGAATACTCGCTGCGCGAAAAGAAGCACGCGCGCACAAAGCTCGCCATCGTCAACGCCTTCGTGCAGCGATTGCGCGCCAGCCGGTATGACGGCATCTCCATCCGGGAACTGTGCAGGAGTGTCGAAATCTCCGAGGGGACGTTCTTCAACTACTTCCCCGAAAAGATCGACATCATCAACTACTACATAACTCTCCTCCTGCTGAAGATCATCTGGAAGGCGCGGCGGGAGGCCCCCCCGGGAAGATCCCTCGCCTTGATCGACGAGGTGTTCGTAACGCTGGCCGGGGATCTGCACAGCGCCAACCTCGGCTACCAGCTGATCTCCATCATGGTCAACCAGCAGGAGAGGCCGAAACCAGTCGATATCACCCCCATTGAAAAGCAGCTCGCCTTCCCACGCTGCGCAGGCATCGAGGAGATCCCCACAATGCCTATCGGGGTGTTCTTCAAGGGCTGCCTGAAGGACGCGCGCGCGCATGGCGAACTCCCCGCGGATGTCGCTATCGACGACATAGTGATATCGCTGCTCGCGATAATGGGGGGGACCCTCCTGGCGGCCAAGCTCGAGAATATCCGGGACAAGGCCTACCACTACACGCGTCAGCTGCGCCTCCTCTGGAAAGGGCTGGGAGTGAGGAGCCGGAGGAGATGA
- a CDS encoding efflux RND transporter permease subunit: MIEFFVTHRVTTVMFVLVFVVLGVYSYSNMLVEKFPKVDYPIVTVSVTYPGATPLEVETLVVKKIEDAVSEISEIKKIKSKSYESLGFVSVEFLLSADVNVKSIEVKDKVDAILNDLPDAVDKPVIEKFDPMVVPVMDLVLSSPTIDVRALYEYADKTLKTRFSSIAGVAKVDVYGGRKRQINVWLDPMLMKRRYISIGEVISAMMAKNRNVPAGALEKGFTSLGVRFTGEFGSVDEIAEMKVVSSDGSSFRLKDIAVIEDGYKKIETMARYNGKEVVGLSLNKASDGNAVSIATEMRRRMGEFRAALPRGMTLDIATDTTSFIINEATDAQSSIILGLILTAAILFFFMGRWDIAFIACVIIPTSIVSTVFPMWASGFSINTMTLLAIASVLGTLISNAIVIIENVLVHLERTRDPVRAAIDGTKEVVVPIIAATGTNLVVFLPIAMMGGIVGLFMKSFGLTVVYATLFSVLASFALTPMMCAAILRPGAGRRAGAGAGIVHRIVAPLHWLRERIDDGMELLKRECKYLFDITFRYPKSAVAAITALFFASLLLVPYLESDFVPKGDENQIRISMSLPQGSTIERTTEAAKLVEGHLETLPEKKSYLSTIGANGVENVQITLDLVPLKERRRKDVDIMSDLTGFMARIPDVEASFERGVSLEAGIGDVAIDLYGTDYDTMIRLSGRMREIMEESGYFRSVLLSYKTPPDEIQFKPRQEKLVEYGVTAAYAGSMLRASIYGEDSNVYKEKGEEYKVNIELNDTYARDFDDIKVMSVLSKKGLIPIDELGALKIDKAVPTIWHRDRKRVIHLDGYLGKSAFGYVRGVLDRGFKAMQFPEGYGYRYVGNAENMGESYQELGKAFLLAVILTFMLLCALMNSLVAYPLAVMTTVVTSITGMLLGLFFFGQSINVASLMGGVMLVGMVVNNAILLLDHTLIKMREGVPVKEALWLGASDKFRAILMTSIAIILGVAPQLGSVMDAKKSMGAVMIGGMLASIVFTFILVPVVFWYLVRLEWWLGSLTARLSGRREKAHAEPV, translated from the coding sequence ATGATAGAGTTCTTCGTCACGCACCGCGTGACCACGGTGATGTTCGTGCTGGTGTTCGTCGTGCTGGGGGTCTACAGCTACTCGAACATGCTCGTGGAGAAGTTCCCCAAGGTTGACTACCCGATCGTCACGGTCTCGGTGACCTATCCCGGCGCCACGCCGCTGGAGGTGGAGACACTCGTCGTCAAGAAGATCGAGGACGCGGTCTCCGAGATATCCGAGATCAAGAAGATCAAGAGCAAGTCGTACGAGAGCCTCGGGTTCGTCTCCGTCGAGTTCCTGCTGTCGGCGGACGTCAACGTGAAGTCCATCGAGGTGAAGGACAAGGTCGACGCGATCCTCAACGACCTGCCCGACGCCGTCGACAAGCCCGTGATCGAGAAATTCGACCCGATGGTCGTGCCGGTGATGGACCTGGTGCTCTCGAGCCCCACGATTGACGTGCGCGCCCTTTACGAGTATGCCGACAAGACCCTGAAAACAAGGTTCTCCTCCATCGCCGGGGTCGCGAAGGTCGACGTCTACGGCGGCAGGAAGCGGCAGATCAACGTGTGGCTCGACCCGATGCTGATGAAGCGGCGCTACATCAGCATCGGCGAGGTGATCAGCGCGATGATGGCGAAGAACAGGAACGTACCCGCCGGCGCCCTCGAGAAGGGCTTTACCTCCCTGGGGGTCCGGTTCACGGGGGAGTTCGGTAGTGTGGACGAAATTGCGGAGATGAAGGTCGTCTCCTCGGACGGATCGAGCTTCCGCCTGAAGGACATCGCGGTTATAGAGGACGGCTACAAGAAGATCGAGACGATGGCGCGGTACAACGGAAAGGAGGTGGTGGGGCTCTCCCTCAACAAGGCGTCCGACGGAAACGCCGTGTCGATCGCCACTGAGATGAGGCGGCGCATGGGCGAATTCAGGGCGGCGCTGCCCCGCGGGATGACGCTCGACATCGCGACGGACACTACCTCGTTCATCATCAACGAGGCCACCGACGCGCAGTCGAGCATCATCCTGGGCCTCATCCTTACCGCCGCGATCCTCTTTTTCTTCATGGGGAGGTGGGACATCGCCTTCATCGCCTGCGTCATCATCCCGACCTCGATCGTCTCCACGGTCTTCCCCATGTGGGCCTCGGGATTCTCGATCAACACCATGACGCTGCTCGCAATCGCGTCCGTGCTGGGGACCCTGATCTCCAACGCCATCGTCATCATCGAGAACGTGCTGGTCCATCTGGAGCGGACGCGCGACCCCGTCCGGGCGGCGATCGACGGGACGAAGGAGGTGGTCGTCCCCATCATCGCGGCCACCGGGACCAACCTGGTGGTCTTCCTGCCGATCGCCATGATGGGCGGGATCGTCGGCCTGTTCATGAAGTCGTTCGGCCTGACCGTGGTCTACGCCACCTTGTTCTCGGTGCTCGCCTCATTCGCCCTGACGCCCATGATGTGCGCCGCGATACTCAGGCCGGGGGCGGGCCGCCGCGCGGGCGCCGGCGCCGGTATCGTCCACCGGATCGTCGCCCCGCTGCACTGGCTCAGGGAGCGGATCGACGACGGCATGGAACTCCTGAAGCGGGAGTGCAAGTATCTGTTCGACATCACGTTCCGCTATCCCAAGTCCGCCGTTGCCGCGATCACGGCGCTCTTCTTCGCCTCGCTGCTGCTCGTCCCCTACCTCGAGAGCGATTTCGTCCCGAAGGGGGATGAGAACCAGATCAGGATCAGCATGTCCCTCCCGCAGGGGTCGACCATCGAGCGGACCACGGAAGCCGCAAAGTTGGTGGAGGGACATCTCGAGACGCTGCCCGAGAAGAAATCGTACTTGAGCACCATAGGCGCCAACGGCGTCGAGAACGTGCAGATCACGCTGGACCTGGTGCCCCTGAAGGAGCGCAGGAGGAAAGACGTCGACATCATGAGCGACCTCACCGGGTTCATGGCGCGGATCCCCGACGTGGAGGCCAGTTTCGAACGCGGGGTAAGCCTCGAGGCGGGGATAGGGGATGTCGCCATCGATTTGTATGGCACCGACTACGACACCATGATCCGCCTCTCGGGCAGGATGAGGGAGATCATGGAAGAAAGCGGGTACTTCAGGAGCGTGCTCCTTTCGTACAAGACGCCCCCGGACGAGATACAGTTCAAGCCCCGGCAGGAGAAGCTCGTCGAATACGGGGTGACCGCGGCGTACGCGGGTTCCATGCTCCGCGCGTCCATCTACGGTGAGGATTCGAACGTGTACAAGGAGAAGGGCGAGGAATACAAGGTCAACATAGAGCTGAACGACACATACGCCCGGGACTTCGACGACATAAAAGTCATGTCGGTCCTTTCGAAGAAGGGACTCATCCCCATCGACGAGCTCGGCGCGCTGAAGATCGACAAGGCGGTCCCGACCATCTGGCACAGGGACAGGAAGCGGGTGATCCACCTCGACGGATACCTGGGCAAGAGCGCGTTCGGGTATGTCAGGGGGGTCCTGGACAGGGGATTCAAGGCGATGCAGTTCCCCGAGGGGTACGGCTACCGGTACGTCGGGAACGCGGAGAACATGGGTGAGTCCTACCAGGAGCTCGGCAAGGCGTTCCTGCTCGCGGTGATCCTGACCTTCATGCTGCTCTGCGCCCTCATGAACTCGCTCGTTGCGTATCCCCTGGCCGTCATGACCACGGTGGTCACCTCGATCACCGGGATGCTCCTGGGCCTGTTCTTTTTCGGGCAGTCCATCAACGTCGCGTCGCTGATGGGCGGCGTTATGCTCGTCGGCATGGTCGTGAACAATGCGATCCTCCTCCTGGACCACACGCTCATCAAGATGCGGGAGGGCGTGCCGGTGAAGGAGGCGCTCTGGCTCGGGGCCTCGGACAAGTTCAGGGCGATCCTCATGACGTCGATCGCAATCATCCTCGGCGTCGCGCCCCAGCTCGGCTCGGTGATGGATGCGAAAAAGTCCATGGGCGCGGTGATGATCGGGGGGATGCTGGCGTCGATCGTGTTCACGTTTATCCTCGTGCCGGTCGTCTTCTGGTACCTGGTGCGCCTGGAATGGTGGCTCGGCTCGCTCACGGCCCGTCTCTCCGGCCGCCGGGAAAAGGCGCACGCGGAGCCGGTGTGA
- a CDS encoding efflux RND transporter periplasmic adaptor subunit, whose translation MKRKTARRISRKARFYAAMITVGIIAVCMKIGAVNTSRGRPIVSFHSEWDRRGKPVTVEEVRAKDIPVYTKFTVTCASGRAADGFVTADIKEKLAEGQEIRFADGGTPCGRVVSVGRELDVITGMFPVGVEFNDPPASAESPLVVYARTRTLPGALVVPNEVLDVSGGGYSVWKICDGRAMKAGVRLESRNGYGAVLSGGMRSGDSLVLTGRSVLEERDTVNRTGTSATPQADRGAGAQ comes from the coding sequence ATGAAAAGAAAAACGGCACGAAGAATTAGTCGTAAGGCGCGATTCTACGCGGCAATGATCACCGTCGGCATCATCGCCGTGTGCATGAAGATTGGCGCAGTGAACACCAGCCGCGGCCGCCCGATCGTCAGTTTCCATTCCGAGTGGGACAGGCGCGGCAAGCCGGTGACGGTCGAGGAGGTCAGGGCGAAGGATATTCCGGTGTACACGAAGTTCACGGTGACCTGCGCATCGGGCAGGGCGGCGGACGGTTTCGTCACCGCGGATATCAAGGAAAAACTCGCGGAGGGGCAGGAGATCCGCTTCGCGGACGGCGGAACCCCCTGCGGGAGGGTCGTATCGGTCGGCCGGGAATTGGACGTCATCACGGGGATGTTCCCGGTGGGGGTGGAATTCAACGACCCGCCCGCCTCGGCGGAATCGCCGCTCGTGGTCTACGCGCGCACCCGGACGCTCCCCGGCGCGCTGGTGGTGCCGAACGAAGTGCTCGATGTTTCAGGCGGCGGGTACAGCGTCTGGAAGATATGCGACGGAAGGGCAATGAAGGCCGGCGTCAGGCTCGAGTCGCGCAACGGATACGGTGCGGTCCTTTCCGGCGGCATGCGGTCCGGGGATTCGCTGGTGCTCACGGGCCGGAGTGTGCTGGAAGAGAGAGATACGGTGAACCGCACGGGGACGTCGGCCACGCCGCAGGCGGACCGCGGGGCGGGGGCGCAATGA
- a CDS encoding HypC/HybG/HupF family hydrogenase formation chaperone, translated as MVKLREIFLQREREMCVAIPGEIIELPADAHAIVDFEGVKKRAAIDLIEHVTE; from the coding sequence ATGGTGAAGTTGAGAGAAATATTTTTACAGCGGGAGAGGGAAATGTGCGTGGCGATCCCCGGTGAGATAATAGAACTGCCGGCTGACGCGCACGCGATCGTTGATTTCGAGGGGGTTAAAAAACGAGCGGCCATTGACCTGATCGAACACGTCACGGAGTGA
- a CDS encoding PaeR7I family type II restriction endonuclease, translated as MDNVLANLNRKIGEAIRTYWLTREGQTKRQKEAGRVDQGARSAVTDGAQMDGFISLITEILCNAGIDSRHIFRKTCIELPGFFRPTKEWDLLVVRDGQLILALEAKSQVVPSFGNNFNNRTEKAMGSALDLWTAFREGAFNKTVKPWLGYLFLLEDCPQSRHAVKVREPHFEVFPEFKNASYGKRYELFCRKLVRERHYSATAFLMASRAGGLKGNYEEPSKDLTFELFARSLIGQVTAFGK; from the coding sequence ATGGATAATGTACTTGCTAATCTGAACAGAAAGATTGGAGAAGCGATTAGAACCTATTGGCTCACGCGGGAGGGCCAGACTAAAAGGCAGAAAGAAGCAGGACGAGTGGATCAGGGGGCTCGAAGCGCCGTAACGGACGGCGCCCAAATGGATGGTTTTATCTCCCTGATTACTGAAATACTTTGCAACGCTGGAATTGATTCTCGGCACATATTCAGGAAAACATGCATAGAATTACCCGGCTTTTTCAGGCCCACAAAGGAGTGGGATCTCCTTGTAGTAAGGGATGGGCAATTGATATTGGCTCTCGAAGCGAAATCTCAAGTAGTCCCCTCGTTTGGGAATAACTTCAACAATCGAACCGAGAAAGCTATGGGGAGCGCTCTGGACTTGTGGACTGCCTTTAGAGAAGGCGCCTTCAATAAAACGGTTAAGCCATGGTTAGGGTATCTTTTTCTCCTAGAGGATTGTCCTCAATCTAGGCATGCCGTAAAAGTGCGCGAACCACATTTTGAAGTATTCCCCGAATTCAAAAATGCCTCTTATGGCAAGAGATATGAGCTATTCTGCCGCAAGCTGGTACGAGAAAGGCATTATTCTGCTACTGCCTTCTTAATGGCATCAAGAGCTGGTGGACTCAAAGGAAACTACGAAGAACCGTCAAAAGATTTAACCTTTGAGCTATTTGCCCGTTCGCTGATCGGCCAAGTAACTGCTTTTGGGAAATAG
- a CDS encoding TolC family protein has protein sequence MKMKGPLLPAAILAGALAYAIHGVTPVSAEEHAVLRLGLAETIARAVETSEELKIRDSEVAKAKGFSREERAGLLPNLSGQTGWAYTIDSPSATGLNDYYDLYGVTASQLIWSFGRVMYAVEAARKAVEASSYNREAGRQEIIYAAKLAYYGGLLARKTLYITEESYANAIQNKKLLDRRSFGGRSSTYEILKMDTEVAVRVPTVNAARTQYDAALETLKKLIDVDYSCTIEIVENFSEKYDAYDYDTLVDAMHKYEPFLKGLAKTAEAADAKVRSKYAAFLPTISAFTTLDYFGGRDDHAFGIGHGLDRYAFAGFKIDVPIWEGGKKEAQLRQARADREIAGLRTKQFEKKFLLELKKASLEYRQYNENLGANVKAVGLAEESFRQTQDMFASGQASLTDLNDAELLLTNQRINKEMTLFSINTTLARMEKLIAGHYDEKKNGTKN, from the coding sequence ATGAAAATGAAAGGGCCGCTGCTCCCCGCCGCGATCCTGGCCGGCGCGCTCGCATACGCCATTCACGGTGTGACCCCGGTCTCCGCGGAGGAGCACGCCGTGCTGCGCCTGGGCCTCGCCGAGACCATCGCGCGCGCCGTGGAGACCAGCGAGGAGCTGAAGATCAGAGACAGCGAAGTCGCCAAGGCGAAAGGCTTTTCCAGGGAAGAGCGCGCAGGCCTGCTTCCCAATTTGAGCGGGCAGACCGGCTGGGCTTATACCATCGACTCCCCGAGCGCGACGGGCTTGAACGACTACTACGACCTGTACGGGGTAACCGCCTCCCAGCTCATCTGGTCGTTCGGCAGGGTCATGTACGCGGTCGAGGCGGCGAGGAAGGCGGTCGAGGCCAGCAGCTACAACCGCGAGGCGGGCAGGCAGGAGATCATCTATGCGGCCAAGCTTGCGTATTATGGCGGGCTGCTCGCCAGGAAAACCCTGTATATCACCGAGGAGTCGTACGCAAACGCCATCCAGAATAAGAAACTACTCGATCGGCGCTCGTTCGGCGGCCGCAGCTCCACCTACGAGATACTCAAGATGGACACGGAGGTCGCCGTGCGCGTGCCCACGGTCAACGCGGCGCGGACCCAGTACGACGCGGCCCTGGAGACGTTGAAGAAGCTCATCGACGTGGACTATTCCTGCACGATAGAGATTGTCGAGAATTTCAGTGAGAAGTACGACGCGTATGACTACGACACGCTTGTCGACGCGATGCACAAATACGAGCCGTTTTTGAAGGGCTTAGCCAAGACCGCGGAGGCGGCCGACGCGAAGGTCAGAAGCAAATACGCGGCCTTCCTACCCACCATATCCGCCTTTACCACCTTGGATTATTTCGGCGGCCGGGACGACCACGCCTTCGGGATCGGCCATGGCCTGGACCGGTACGCCTTCGCGGGGTTCAAGATCGACGTGCCGATCTGGGAGGGGGGCAAGAAGGAAGCGCAACTCAGGCAGGCGCGCGCCGACAGGGAGATCGCGGGTCTCAGGACAAAGCAGTTCGAGAAGAAGTTCCTGTTGGAGCTCAAGAAGGCCTCTTTGGAGTACCGACAGTACAACGAGAACCTCGGCGCGAACGTCAAGGCGGTTGGTCTTGCCGAGGAGTCGTTCAGGCAGACCCAGGATATGTTCGCGTCGGGCCAGGCGTCGCTGACCGATCTGAACGACGCGGAACTCCTCCTCACGAACCAGAGGATCAACAAGGAGATGACGCTGTTCAGCATCAATACCACTTTGGCGAGGATGGAGAAGCTGATTGCGGGGCACTACGATGAAAAGAAAAACGGCACGAAGAATTAG